From the Candidatus Protochlamydia phocaeensis genome, one window contains:
- a CDS encoding M91 family zinc metallopeptidase: MNPLSNNTDLKHHFYGLEPLNKEDNFSEKIKAENLGSQLFSSFDRTSNSLKKDRIQKLGATEQPVSNTDNNDQMKAGKNQLQEIVFKSIQDPSHLFFGTDLIVFKNEYKGLMPLNGIKENELHRIVLLHQQIIQQQTPCLIETSNKKEIGEMLKLLMTRKLGRALIDQIIPSYKNENKNLVIKLTSDSGSRFLYRDTTPTIEINENDPHSIMRSPTTGELQPLVSTSFITLGHELIHALHYIQNPLLFSAYVNAEPLQNSRFHNLEEEETITTHLISPFNSNFEEINFEEITRLEENGTLQEHIFFTENSLRSVFGFPLRFDHHILPSLELINNQYPRSEARKLYFDFLIQAGVLEQVKKWVDCTHENLNLKIIDRYPIDIAIQARSLEVIDYLLGKIETQGVLNSFIKSQDIPFISFIIAKYKFNVNEVDKSGLTPLQTAFCCSKKNILPMVKFLISQGANDLSRIDQALNILNLVFTKDDRELILYVWNQTYINWSEQIDGLKSDFLFKAVSESSFSGVEFLMDQYPELCLYSTINQKQELPIQSILSEKRPYYDFLPIFKFLYEKMNQDPRFDSIKQTLLFSSIVYKKSAIVEFLFDQNIFSTLDIQAIQYQFKSGKRPSEMPAYRVSQVLLLLSDYEQKIQKIADTLSITSDQIKEKPEKTFNQNQELITSFHSHQKVAQYALNFFNFKQI; the protein is encoded by the coding sequence ATGAATCCTTTATCTAATAATACTGATTTAAAGCATCATTTTTATGGATTAGAACCTCTTAATAAAGAGGACAACTTTTCTGAAAAGATAAAAGCAGAAAACTTAGGTAGTCAGCTTTTTTCCTCTTTTGATCGCACTTCTAATTCTTTGAAAAAAGATAGGATTCAAAAGTTAGGAGCAACTGAACAACCGGTTTCTAATACTGACAACAACGATCAAATGAAAGCTGGTAAAAATCAATTGCAAGAGATCGTTTTTAAATCCATCCAAGACCCTTCCCATCTTTTTTTTGGTACTGATTTAATTGTTTTTAAAAATGAATATAAAGGACTCATGCCGTTAAACGGAATTAAAGAAAACGAATTACACCGAATCGTTTTGCTTCACCAACAGATTATTCAACAGCAAACGCCCTGCCTCATAGAGACTTCAAATAAGAAAGAAATAGGGGAAATGTTAAAATTATTAATGACAAGAAAACTCGGTCGGGCATTAATCGACCAAATTATTCCAAGCTATAAAAATGAAAACAAAAATCTAGTAATAAAATTGACATCGGATTCTGGATCGCGATTTTTATATCGAGATACAACACCCACCATAGAAATAAATGAAAACGATCCCCATTCCATTATGCGTTCTCCCACGACTGGAGAGCTTCAACCTCTTGTTAGCACCAGCTTTATTACTTTAGGACATGAACTCATTCATGCGCTTCATTACATACAAAATCCTCTCCTTTTTTCCGCTTATGTGAACGCAGAACCTCTCCAAAACTCACGTTTTCATAATTTGGAAGAAGAAGAGACAATTACAACGCATTTGATCTCTCCTTTCAACTCGAATTTTGAAGAAATAAATTTTGAAGAAATAACTAGACTGGAAGAAAATGGTACTTTACAAGAACATATTTTTTTTACGGAAAATTCTTTACGGTCGGTTTTTGGTTTTCCTCTTCGTTTTGATCACCATATTTTACCTTCGCTAGAACTTATAAATAATCAATATCCAAGGTCAGAGGCCCGAAAGTTATATTTTGATTTTCTTATTCAAGCAGGAGTATTGGAACAAGTAAAGAAATGGGTCGATTGTACTCATGAAAATTTAAATTTGAAAATTATCGATAGGTATCCGATCGATATTGCGATTCAAGCCAGATCTTTAGAAGTTATCGATTACTTGCTAGGAAAAATAGAAACCCAAGGAGTTTTAAATTCATTTATTAAAAGCCAAGATATTCCTTTTATCAGTTTCATAATTGCAAAATATAAATTTAATGTAAATGAAGTCGATAAAAGCGGCTTGACCCCTCTTCAAACAGCCTTCTGTTGTTCAAAAAAAAATATACTTCCCATGGTTAAATTTCTTATTAGCCAAGGAGCAAATGATTTATCGCGAATCGACCAAGCGTTGAATATTTTAAATCTTGTTTTTACAAAAGATGATCGAGAGCTCATTTTGTATGTTTGGAATCAGACCTATATAAATTGGTCCGAACAAATAGATGGACTAAAATCTGATTTTTTGTTTAAAGCTGTTTCTGAAAGCTCTTTTTCAGGAGTGGAATTTTTAATGGATCAATATCCAGAGCTTTGTCTTTATTCAACAATCAATCAAAAACAAGAATTGCCGATTCAATCAATTCTTTCAGAAAAAAGACCATATTATGATTTCTTACCGATTTTTAAATTTCTTTATGAAAAAATGAATCAAGATCCACGCTTTGACTCTATTAAACAAACTCTTTTATTTTCCTCAATTGTCTATAAGAAATCAGCGATCGTTGAGTTTTTATTTGATCAAAATATTTTTTCAACCCTAGATATTCAAGCAATCCAGTATCAATTTAAAAGTGGAAAAAGACCTAGCGAGATGCCCGCTTATCGGGTCTCACAAGTACTGCTTTTACTTTCCGACTATGAACAAAAAATACAAAAAATCGCAGATACTCTTTCTATCACTTCCGACCAAATCAAAGAAAAACCAGAAAAAACTTTTAATCAAAATCAAGAGCTTATCACCTCTTTTCATTCTCATCAAAAAGTTGCTCAATACGCTCTCAATTTTTTTAATTTCAAGCAAATATGA
- a CDS encoding IS5 family transposase, protein MTYKPYPTDLTDKEWEVIESLLPQARRGAGKKPKYSRRRMFDAIFYVLKTGCTWRDLPHDFPPWKAVDSQYRRWKEKNVFESIHHHLRRSLRQLLGKNREASVAIADSQSVKTTEKKGYADLTGARRLRVGKDIYWLITLD, encoded by the coding sequence ATGACATATAAACCTTATCCAACAGATCTGACAGATAAAGAATGGGAAGTCATCGAATCCTTATTACCACAAGCAAGAAGAGGGGCGGGTAAAAAGCCCAAATACTCAAGAAGGCGAATGTTCGATGCAATATTTTATGTACTAAAAACAGGGTGTACATGGAGGGATTTACCTCATGATTTTCCTCCTTGGAAAGCGGTCGACTCGCAATACAGGAGATGGAAAGAAAAAAACGTTTTTGAAAGCATCCATCATCATTTAAGGAGAAGTCTTAGACAACTGCTAGGGAAAAATAGGGAAGCTAGTGTAGCAATTGCTGATAGTCAAAGCGTTAAAACAACAGAAAAAAAGGGCTATGCGGATTTGACGGGGGCAAGAAGGTTAAGGGTCGGAAAAGACATCTATTGGTTGATCACTTTGGATTAG
- a CDS encoding transposase, translating into MIGSPPSLIYLDAGYISENLEEEIKEFGCRIEIVKRNDKSFKALPKRWIIERTFAWLGKFRRLSQDFEQYATTIENMIYLAMTRLMLKQISKLI; encoded by the coding sequence ATAATAGGCAGCCCCCCCTCTCTTATTTACCTGGATGCAGGCTATATAAGTGAGAATCTAGAAGAAGAGATAAAAGAATTTGGCTGTCGAATTGAGATTGTTAAGCGAAATGATAAAAGTTTTAAAGCCTTGCCAAAGAGATGGATAATTGAGAGAACTTTTGCATGGCTGGGTAAATTTAGACGTTTAAGCCAGGATTTTGAGCAATACGCCACAACTATCGAAAATATGATTTATCTTGCTATGACCAGACTTATGCTTAAACAAATAAGTAAATTAATTTAA